The bacterium DNA segment CCTGCAGCAAGTGCAGCAAAAGAATCCATGCCCCCTGCAGTTGCTCCTTCAGCAGCTAATGCTGGAGCAGCGACTCCAAACAATACAAATAAAACTGTACAAACTTTACGTAGCATATTTTTCTCCTTAATTTTCAAACTTACGTAATAACTAAAAAACGTTTTTTAAGCGTGTTGTTCTACGCCTCCATGAGAACTTTTGTGTTCATCGTGACCGTGCTCATCATGCTCATGAGCAACGGCAAAGCGGATATACACCATTGTCAGAAGCGTGAACACAAACGCCTGCATAAAGCAGACAAAAGTTCCAAGGCCGTAGAAGATTACTGGAATGATTACCTTAGTCAAATCGGTAAAGACAGAAAGGACAATATGATCCCCCGTCATATTGCCAAATAGTCGCAAACTTAGTGATAAAGGGCGCACAAAATGGCTGATTAATTCAATCGGAAATAATAAAAACCCCGCCCACCAAATTGGGCCCCACATATGCTTGAGGTAGTTCTTTAGCCCGACTTCCTTAAGTCCCCAAAAATTGTAGTAGAGAAACACAACCGCAGCAACGCCAAGATTAAAAACTAACGAATCGGTTGGTGCGGAGAACCCAGGAATAAGCCCGAGTAAGTTCATAAAGAACAAAAAGAAAAATAGTGATCCAACAAACGGCAAATGCTTGCGGTTTTCTCTGCCCATTACAGAGTCAGAGAGTGAACGTAAAAAACTAATCAATACGTCAAGAAAAGAGTGGCACGATAACTTAGAATCAGGAACCAAGGCGTTGCTATCAGTATGGCTCTTAGCTAAAGCTTTTGTTACGACTGACTTACCGACTAGAACAATTACCGAGATTAGTCCTGTAGCAACCAAAGCAGATCCAATAGTCTCGTAATCAGATCCAACAAGAGCCTCAACAAAATTTAATCCGTGTCCGCCAGCCATAGATTCCTAATAAAATTATTCCTGAATAAAAATTTCAGAGCTAGTTAATAAAATTTGCCCTGCCTAGCTCTTGCCTACTTCTAAGCATAAAGCTTCGCTCTGCGCGCAAGCTGTCTACCGAATTTTCCGCTTCCGCTCAAGTAGCCCCCAAATTACGGTCCCAGACGTTAAAAGTAAGGCATTTCCCAGTAAAATCAGAGCAGCTTCATTAGGAAAGCTCACTAACAAGGAAACCAAGATTAATGCAAAAGAGATGTTTTTTAGTGCCATAATACCCACAACGCCAGCAGCATTTCTGTCGCGGGAAAAAAATACTTTACTCATCACGAGCTCCCAAAACCAAACGTTAAGAACAGTCAGCAATAGTGAAAAAATTAGCGGTAAAATTTGATAGGAAATAATTTCTTGTACACACAGCGCAAAAATTATTTCCACGCAGGCAACGTAGACAAGAGTTGACGAGAAAGTGCGAATTTTAAAAACGTAAGACACTGATTTTCTTGTACAGATTTTTTATTTTGTCCCAGACGATTTCCAGGGTCCTGCCTTTATAGCGTTAATAATTTTTTCTTCAAAATTTTTTTTCGTACGCAGTACCTTGAAATGTCTAAAACTTCAACTTTAAGTGTACTCAACTAAGTTTGCACAAGATTGCAACTGCACTCAGGAGGAGTAAGAATGTCAGACGCGCAAAATGGTAAAACTTAGTACTTAGCCATGAACCGCGGTAGAAGTAAAATGAAGGTCTAAGGGTGTATAAGCGTATGATTCGTCAACAGAATGAGCTACATGATAGACAAGGTAATTCTAGAAATTTTATGATCGGAAGCCTTTTTTCATCATTTAGATCGTTGCTTAATTATTCACACGCGCTCGTGCTCTCCAGTCTAAGGTCGCACCTAAATTTACCTTATAGTAGTGCTCCATGTTGCACGCTTAATTCCAAGCATCTTTTAGCTTACAAGCTTGGGAAGCATCTGCCTTAAGCGTTTATCATCAACGTTTTTCCCTCTAATAATTTTATTCGCTTATTGTTGTTTTTGTAGTGTTGTTAAGTTGTTAATTATGAATCTTGGAGTCGAATTCGACAGCCGAGGAGCGTTTACAGTAAGGCCAAAAGGGTCGATCTGGTCTGAAGCGCTGTTAGTCCTCGAAGAAAAAATTGAAAAATCGTTATTTGCTGCCTGGATTAAGCCGTTAAGGGTTACAACTGCGGTTAATAATCAAGATATACAAATTACGATTGCATGCCGTAATACTTTTACTAAGGAATATATTAAGAATGAATATGGCAGCTTGATAACTGCTGCGGTTAATGATGTTCTACATGATTCTAACTTAGTCCCTTCAATCATTTATACCGTTGGCGCCTCGTCAGCTCAGACTGAGATAACTGACAGCAAATCCAAACTAAGTTCACCAGCTCTAACTACTGAAGGGCTAAAAGAAACACAAAAAGAAACGCGTCATCTAACTGATAACACCTCCACACTTAATCCACGTTATAATTTTTCAAACTATGTAGTTGGACCTTGTAATCAGTTTGCGCATGCCGTGTCGCTACGCATTTCTGAAAATCCTGGCACGTTTTACAATCCACTTTTTATCTATGGTGGCGTAGGGCTGGGTAAAACCCATTTAGCGACTGCAATTGGAAATGCCGCTAAGCGTCGTGGCAAAAAGGTTCTCTTTGTTTCATCTGAGCTTTTCGTTAATGAGTTAATCACTGCACTTCGCACGAACCGCATGCAACAGTTCAAGGAGCGTTATCGCTCACTGGATTTGCTAATCATTGATGATATTCAGTTTTTAGTTGGCAAAGAATGTACCCAGGAAGAATTTTTTCACACCTTTAACGTGCTCCACAGCAAACGCGCCCAGATCATTCTAACTTCGGACAAGATTCCGCAGCAATTAACTGGCTTAGAAGAGCGTCTACGTACTCGGTTTGCTTCGGGAATTTCTGCTGATTTACAAAGTCCAAGTTTTGAGACGCGCTTAGCAATACTAGAAAAGAAGGCAGAATTAGAAAATATTATCCTTCCTCGAGAGGTTTCAGAATTACTTGCGAAAAGAATTACCAGTAATATCAGGGAATTAGAGGGGGCACTAAACCGCGTTCTTGCTTTTACGTCTCTTAGCAACTTACCGCTTAATCTTGACACTGCTACCTCCTGTCTTGATTCATTTGCTCCTGAAGAAACCGGCCCTGTGACAATTGAACTTGTGCAGCGTGGTGTTTCTGATTTTTACGGTACCACAGTTAAGGATTTACTAGGGAAGAGACGCACAAAAAATATTGCTCAACCACGCCAAGTAGCAATGTTTTTATGTCGCAAACTTACTCCAGCTTCGTATCCTGAAATTGGCGTTTTATTTGGCGGTCGCGACCATTCAACAGTTATCCACGCAATCCAAGTAGTTGAGGAGAGAATTAAAACAGATTCTAAGTTTTCTAGTGAGTTGCGTAGTGTGGAGGACAAGTTACGCTGTGGAAAAAATCTATTTCAATAGACTTTTTATGTGCTTAACTTATTGAAATAACTTAAATTTTTCGTTGTAATATATCGATTATTTTCTGTTGATAAGTTGTTTATAAGTATGTTGGCTAACTGTTATTTCACTACTGATAAGGCTCAGTTTAGTTTTATGTTAAATTTTATGGCTGTGAATTAGCGTGGGTAAGTTCAGTGATTTGCTTTTATCTTTCCACAAGCAGTATTTATGATTTTCAAGATGTTAACTTCTTTTTCAACACATCCACAGGAACTACAACTAATACTAGTTTTTAATATATACTAATTAATAATTATCCGTAGAGTGAGGACATCGATATGCAGTTAGAAGTTTCCACCCAAGCCTTAAGTAAACTTTTAAGTCTAACCACAACAATCGTTGAAAAGCGTAACACCATGCCAATTCTGGCAAACGTGAAACTCACTGCGCAAGATTCTAATCTACAAGTCACAGCTACAGATTTGGAAGTTAGTTTTCAGGGCTCAGCAGAGGCAACAATTAAAACCCCAGGAAGCATTACCGTAAACGCAAGATTTTTATTTGAAATCGTCCGCGAACTTCCTGCCCCAACAGTTACCTTAAAAGCACAAAAAGGCGAACGTCTAGAAATTGAGTCTGGCGCTTCGCATTTTAAAATTAATGGCATTTCATCCGACGAATTCCCATCAATCATGGGAACCAACGCTAAAACGCTTTTTAGTCTGGATGCCAATGGAATTGTCCAAGCCATTGATAAAACAATTTATGCGGTTTCTAGCGATGAAACACGTTATAATTTAACAGGCGTTTTTCTAGAGACAGTTGATAGTGATAAAACACTACGCTTTGTCGCTACAGACGGACATCGTCTAGCCGTGGTCGATCGCCCCTCGCAAGGCATGACTTCTCCAAAAAAGGGCGTAATCGTTCCGCGTAAGGGTATTTTAGAACTTAAAAAGATACTCGAAGGTAACGAAGGTGCTTGTCAGCTTGGCCTCGATGAAGGCTTTTTGACTGTGAAAAGTGGCAATCTCACCTTAGGAATTAGGTTAATTGATGGGGAATTTCCAGATTATCGCCAGGTAATTCCCAATGAAGTCAAAACAACAATTAAGGTGGCAAAGGAAGATTTTTTAGCTGCTGTTCGGCGCACTTCGCTTGTAACTACAGATAAATCAAAAAGCCTTAGGGTTAAACTTGCACAAGGCCAAATGTCTTTTACTTCACAAAGTTCAGAATTTGGAGAAGCCGAGGAATCGATTCCAGTTGAAATTGATGGCGAAGAAATTAGCGTTGCTTTTAGTGCCCGTTATTTAATGGAAATGCTTACGGCAATGGGTAAAACTGAATCCGTTACCGCGAAATTAAATGGCGAATGGGGACCGGGAGTTTTTGCTACTGATAGTGGTGAGGATTATACCTGCGTGATTATGCCCATGCGTTTTGATGCCGAATAGTAGGCAACAGACCGAGCAGTGCAAATTAGAGATTTAAGGTTACGCTGGTTTAGAAATTACGACGAGCGCGTTTTTCACTTTGATTCGCCCAGCGTGCTCTTAGTCGGACAGAATGGCTCTGGGAAGACAAATGTCCTTGAAGCACTTTCTGTGCTTGCAGTTGGAAAATCCTTTCGTAGCGGAGTGCAAATCCGCGATTTAGTGCACTGGCAAAAGCCGGACTCCCTGCCGACAAGCGTTGAAGGCAGTATTCAAACTCGCGATGGCCTTAAACAAGTGCGCTTTCAAATTGAAAATGGCCGCAGATCATTTTTTGTTAACGATAATCGACAAAAGAGCTTAAGTGATTTCTACGGAGTTGTGCGAGTAGTTGATTTTTCGCCCGATGATTTGTTTTTAATTAAAGGCCCTCCCGCTGACCGGCGTGATGCCTTTGACCGCATCTTTACGATGACAATTCCGCTTTATGGCCTAAGCCTGACAAATTATGAAAAAGCGCTACAGGAACGAAATGCTTTACTGCGCGAGGTCAAACATCATCCCATCTCTGAACGAGAATTAAACGCTCAGCTTTCCCAATGGGAGAGTATCTTAATTAATGAAGGTTTAAAGCTTGCAGCAATTCGCCGCGAAGAACTCACTAAACTTTCTCCACTATTCTCAAAATTTTATGCTCATCTTGCAGACCACGCTGGGGAGCAAGCCGCGCTAAACTATGAAACAATCTTCATTGACCAGTCAGGAAATATTATTTCGGAACTAGCTGCAGAAAAACTTTTTGCAGAGAGTCGCCTCGGAGATAGAAGTGCGGTGCGCACTGCTATCGGCATCCATAGAGACGATTATGAGTTTTTGCTTGATGTCGGTCAGGGACTGCGTTCGGCAAAAGGCAACGCTTCGCAAGGTCAAACACGAAGTTTGGTGCTTGCGCTTAAATTTGCCTTTATCGAATACATCCGAGAAAAAACAAAAGAAGACCCTGTGCTACTACTAGATGACATCGAATCTGAGCTTGATGAAAAACGGAAAAAAGCTCTCTTTGAACTTGTGGAGGCACTCGATACACAGCTTTTTTTGACCCACCCTGAACTTTCAGAAATTGGAAAAAATTCGATCAAAACAGACCCTGGAAACTCGCAAAAAGGCTTACAATTGATAGAGCTTTAAAAAAGCTTTATTTCAATTAAAAAAATGCTTCTAACTATCTGAATTTATTAATGATATTGATTTGCTATATCTGCCTCAGACTGCTATAAGAAATCTTTGAATTTCCTAGCCCAATCTATTGAAATTATTGGGTTCTACATACGTATATGAAGTTTTTTTCTCAACAATTAAGAGCCTAAAATTATGAACGAGGTAACTTTGGCAACTGACTCAATTGATACAAGAGTTTCTGACGCCTACGGCGCAGATCAAATCCGCGTCCTCGAGGGCTTAAGTGCCGTGCGTAAGCGCCCCGGTATGTACATCGGGGATACTTTTGAGCGCGGCTATCATCACTTAGTGTTTGAAGTCACTGATAACTCAATCGATGAAGCAATGGCCGGCCATTGTGACACGATTAACATCACAATCCATGTTAATGGCTCAATTACAGTTGAAGACAACGGCCGAGGCATTCCAACTGATATTCACCCGACCGAAGGAGTTAGTGCAGTTGAAGTGGTTCTAACGAAGCTACACGCCGGTGGAAAATTTGAAAACAAAGCTTATAAAGTTTCAGGCGGCCTTCATGGAGTTGGCGTTTCAGTAGTAAACGCCCTTAGCGAAAGACTTTCTGTTGAAGTAAAACGCGAAGGAAAAGTTTTTTTCCAGGAGTATCAGCGCGGCGAACCCTCCTACCCTCTTAAGGAAGTGGGCACCACCAAGGAACGTGGCACGCGAGTTACGTTTTTACCCGATAAGCAAATTTTCACTGATAGCGACGGGTTTAAATACGATATTTTAGCAACGCGCTTTCGAGAACTTGCGTTTCTCAATGCAGGCATCAGGATCATCTTTGAAGATGAACGTGTTGGGCGTAAGCAAGAATTTTACTATGAAGGCGGCATTAGGAGCTTTGTTCAGCATTTAAATAAATCTAAAGCAGCGCTATTTTCTGAGCCAATTTACTTCACCGGGGCTAAGGACGGCATCAGCATCGAGGTCGCCGTGCAGTATAATGATGGCTATAACGAATCGATTTTTAGCTTTGCAAATAACATTAATACCATCGAAGGCGGCACCCACCTGGCGGGGTTTCGCACCGCACTAACTCGTGCTTTTAACTCATATGCGCAGTCAAATAAATTTATTAAAGACGCAAAAGATAATCTGCAAGGTGAAGACCTGCGTGAAGGTTTAACTGCAGTTATCAGCGTTAAGCTTCCCGAGCCACAGTTTGAAGGACAAACTAAGACGAAACTCGGCAATAGTGAAGTTAAGGGGCTAGTTGAATCTCTACTTGGAGAAAAGCTTGGAGCTTATCTCGAAGAGAATCCTTCAATTGGTAAATTAATTATTGCCAAAGGCCTCGAGGCGCAGCGCGCCCGTGAAGCAGCCAAGCGCGCGCGCGATTTAGTGCGCCGTAAGGGAGCCTTGGAGGGATTTTCACTCCCAGGTAAACTAGCAGATTGTCAAAATGAAGACCCTGCAAGTTGTGAAATCTATTTAGTAGAGGGAGATTCTGCCGGAGGTTCTGCCAAGCAGGGACGTGACCGCACCAACCAAGCGATTTTGCCGCTAAAAGGTAAAATTCTAAACGTTGAAAAGGCGCGCTTTGATAAAATGCTTGCCTTTGAAGAAATCCGCGTAATCATTACTGC contains these protein-coding regions:
- the dnaA gene encoding chromosomal replication initiator protein DnaA, producing the protein MNLGVEFDSRGAFTVRPKGSIWSEALLVLEEKIEKSLFAAWIKPLRVTTAVNNQDIQITIACRNTFTKEYIKNEYGSLITAAVNDVLHDSNLVPSIIYTVGASSAQTEITDSKSKLSSPALTTEGLKETQKETRHLTDNTSTLNPRYNFSNYVVGPCNQFAHAVSLRISENPGTFYNPLFIYGGVGLGKTHLATAIGNAAKRRGKKVLFVSSELFVNELITALRTNRMQQFKERYRSLDLLIIDDIQFLVGKECTQEEFFHTFNVLHSKRAQIILTSDKIPQQLTGLEERLRTRFASGISADLQSPSFETRLAILEKKAELENIILPREVSELLAKRITSNIRELEGALNRVLAFTSLSNLPLNLDTATSCLDSFAPEETGPVTIELVQRGVSDFYGTTVKDLLGKRRTKNIAQPRQVAMFLCRKLTPASYPEIGVLFGGRDHSTVIHAIQVVEERIKTDSKFSSELRSVEDKLRCGKNLFQ
- the recF gene encoding DNA replication and repair protein RecF (All proteins in this family for which functions are known are DNA-binding proteins that assist the filamentation of RecA onto DNA for the initiation of recombination or recombinational repair.), which encodes MQIRDLRLRWFRNYDERVFHFDSPSVLLVGQNGSGKTNVLEALSVLAVGKSFRSGVQIRDLVHWQKPDSLPTSVEGSIQTRDGLKQVRFQIENGRRSFFVNDNRQKSLSDFYGVVRVVDFSPDDLFLIKGPPADRRDAFDRIFTMTIPLYGLSLTNYEKALQERNALLREVKHHPISERELNAQLSQWESILINEGLKLAAIRREELTKLSPLFSKFYAHLADHAGEQAALNYETIFIDQSGNIISELAAEKLFAESRLGDRSAVRTAIGIHRDDYEFLLDVGQGLRSAKGNASQGQTRSLVLALKFAFIEYIREKTKEDPVLLLDDIESELDEKRKKALFELVEALDTQLFLTHPELSEIGKNSIKTDPGNSQKGLQLIEL
- the atpB gene encoding F0F1 ATP synthase subunit A translates to MAGGHGLNFVEALVGSDYETIGSALVATGLISVIVLVGKSVVTKALAKSHTDSNALVPDSKLSCHSFLDVLISFLRSLSDSVMGRENRKHLPFVGSLFFFLFFMNLLGLIPGFSAPTDSLVFNLGVAAVVFLYYNFWGLKEVGLKNYLKHMWGPIWWAGFLLFPIELISHFVRPLSLSLRLFGNMTGDHIVLSVFTDLTKVIIPVIFYGLGTFVCFMQAFVFTLLTMVYIRFAVAHEHDEHGHDEHKSSHGGVEQHA
- the gyrB gene encoding DNA topoisomerase (ATP-hydrolyzing) subunit B — protein: MNEVTLATDSIDTRVSDAYGADQIRVLEGLSAVRKRPGMYIGDTFERGYHHLVFEVTDNSIDEAMAGHCDTINITIHVNGSITVEDNGRGIPTDIHPTEGVSAVEVVLTKLHAGGKFENKAYKVSGGLHGVGVSVVNALSERLSVEVKREGKVFFQEYQRGEPSYPLKEVGTTKERGTRVTFLPDKQIFTDSDGFKYDILATRFRELAFLNAGIRIIFEDERVGRKQEFYYEGGIRSFVQHLNKSKAALFSEPIYFTGAKDGISIEVAVQYNDGYNESIFSFANNINTIEGGTHLAGFRTALTRAFNSYAQSNKFIKDAKDNLQGEDLREGLTAVISVKLPEPQFEGQTKTKLGNSEVKGLVESLLGEKLGAYLEENPSIGKLIIAKGLEAQRAREAAKRARDLVRRKGALEGFSLPGKLADCQNEDPASCEIYLVEGDSAGGSAKQGRDRTNQAILPLKGKILNVEKARFDKMLAFEEIRVIITALGCGIGKDDFDVNKLRYHKVVIMTDADVDGSHIRTLLLTFFFRQMPELIERGHLFIAQPPLYRIKKGKSENYLHDERAFEVFIVNAGIQGLKVKGDKSKLELSGHELEQVLKTISDANSILSVFELHGFEREVVAAVAAAEDFSRKTLTDEKETQALAANIETWIKERTRGLKLVSSAVIPDEQHSGFAILLTTEQEGVTRQSRIDFESVGDSEDFTVLQETFAKLRILGEPPYVLNSDDQKGATRSINSVFELRRFVLDRGKSGFQVTRFKGLGEMNPEQLWETTLDPMHRTLLQVRVEDAVEADTLFTLLMGDVVEPRRQFIEENALKVKNLDI
- the dnaN gene encoding DNA polymerase III subunit beta translates to MQLEVSTQALSKLLSLTTTIVEKRNTMPILANVKLTAQDSNLQVTATDLEVSFQGSAEATIKTPGSITVNARFLFEIVRELPAPTVTLKAQKGERLEIESGASHFKINGISSDEFPSIMGTNAKTLFSLDANGIVQAIDKTIYAVSSDETRYNLTGVFLETVDSDKTLRFVATDGHRLAVVDRPSQGMTSPKKGVIVPRKGILELKKILEGNEGACQLGLDEGFLTVKSGNLTLGIRLIDGEFPDYRQVIPNEVKTTIKVAKEDFLAAVRRTSLVTTDKSKSLRVKLAQGQMSFTSQSSEFGEAEESIPVEIDGEEISVAFSARYLMEMLTAMGKTESVTAKLNGEWGPGVFATDSGEDYTCVIMPMRFDAE